A region from the Thiohalophilus sp. genome encodes:
- the amrS gene encoding AmmeMemoRadiSam system radical SAM enzyme: MQDTVPTRYWHKLDDGRIQCDLCPRFCKLHEGQRGLCFVRQNINDQIMLTTYGRSSGYCIDPIEKKPLNHFLPGTPVLSFGTAGCNLACKFCQNWDISKSREIDTLADEASPELIASAAEQLGCRSVAYTYNDPVIFHEYAIDVAKACHEKGIKSVAVTAGYVTPEPRKEFYQYMDAANVDLKAFTENFYYKLTGGHLEPVLDTIKYLKHETDVWLELTTLLIPDKNDSDKEIESMSQWILDELGPDVPLHFSAFHPDFKMQDIPPTPAATLTRARNIAMQQGLRYVYTGNVHDESGGSTYCHNCGNKLIGRDWYVLGDWNLTPDGKCNECGTECAGVFEARPGHWGAKRQPVRLKDFAA; encoded by the coding sequence GCTTTGTGCGCCAGAATATCAACGACCAGATCATGCTGACGACCTATGGACGCTCCAGCGGTTATTGCATCGATCCGATCGAGAAAAAACCGCTGAATCATTTTCTGCCCGGCACGCCGGTGCTCTCCTTTGGTACCGCCGGTTGTAATCTGGCCTGCAAGTTCTGTCAGAACTGGGATATCAGCAAATCCCGGGAGATCGATACGCTGGCCGACGAAGCCTCGCCCGAATTGATCGCCAGCGCCGCGGAGCAGCTCGGCTGTCGAAGTGTGGCCTATACCTATAACGACCCGGTCATTTTCCATGAATATGCGATTGATGTGGCCAAAGCCTGTCATGAGAAAGGCATCAAGTCAGTCGCCGTAACCGCCGGTTATGTGACCCCGGAACCGCGCAAGGAGTTTTATCAATACATGGATGCAGCCAATGTCGATCTCAAAGCCTTTACCGAAAACTTTTATTATAAACTGACGGGCGGACACCTTGAACCGGTACTGGATACGATTAAATATCTCAAGCATGAAACCGACGTCTGGCTGGAACTCACCACGTTGCTGATTCCCGATAAAAACGACTCGGATAAGGAAATCGAGTCAATGAGCCAGTGGATTCTCGACGAACTGGGCCCGGATGTCCCATTGCACTTCAGTGCGTTTCATCCCGATTTCAAGATGCAGGACATACCACCGACACCGGCCGCCACACTCACGCGCGCGCGCAACATCGCCATGCAACAGGGCCTGCGCTATGTTTACACCGGTAATGTGCATGATGAGTCTGGCGGGAGCACCTATTGTCATAACTGTGGTAACAAGCTGATTGGCCGGGACTGGTATGTGCTGGGTGACTGGAACCTGACACCGGATGGCAAGTGCAACGAATGTGGAACAGAATGTGCCGGCGTCTTTGAAGCCCGGCCCGGCCACTGGGGCGCAAAACGTCAGCCCGTACGCCTCAAGGATTTTGCGGCATGA
- a CDS encoding Trm112 family protein has protein sequence MDKKLLDILACPICKGPLVYNKETRELICKADRLAYPIRDEIPVMLEDEARQLDPEEEV, from the coding sequence GTGGACAAAAAACTGCTTGATATCCTGGCCTGTCCAATCTGCAAGGGACCGCTGGTTTATAACAAGGAAACCCGGGAATTGATCTGCAAGGCGGATCGACTGGCCTATCCGATTCGGGATGAAATTCCCGTTATGCTCGAGGACGAAGCCCGGCAACTTGACCCCGAAGAAGAGGTTTGA